The genome window CCGATTGGTGGCTGCGATGGTGTGGCCTTTGATCCTGAGCTGAAACAAGCTTATGCCTCAAATGGTGAAGGTACGATCTCTGTTATACGGGAGTTAAGCGCTGGTAAATTTGAGTTTGTTGAAAATATTAAAAGCGAAAAGGGAGCCAGGACAATAGGTATTGACCTGCTTACGCACAAACTATATTTACCCACAGCACAAACGAAGCCGGTTGCACCAACTGCCGAAAATGCACACCCCCGGCCGGAGCCAATTGCGGGTACTTTTCATATTGTAGTAGTGGGGAAGTAAACAGTAACCATCCATCATAAATTAAACCCTGTAATTGCGCTTAATTGCGAGTGTAATTACAGGGTTTGTTGCTATCTATCCAAACCAAACTTGTACTTTAGCACCGCTAAATATTTAAGTGGACGAACTGGCTATCAACATCAAAACAGCTGCAAAATACCGTATTGGCTGCGCCATATTTTATTTTATTTCCGGGTTTGGCTATTCAAGCTGGGCATCACGCATCCCTACCATAAAACACGCCCTGAATTTGAATGAGGCGCAACTGGGCACTGTATTGTTTGCCCTACCGGTTGGGCTAATGTTAACGATGCCGGTAACTAACCTGCTTTTAAGCAAGTACAGCAGCAGGAGGGTAATGCTCTTTGGCTCGGTATTTTTAAGTGTACTGCTTGCCTTAATAGGAATAACCAACAGCATGCTGCAGTTGATAATCGTATTGTTTTTCTTTGGTTCGGCGCGAAACCTCTTAACCCTGTCAATAAACACACAGGGCGTAGCTGTGCAGCAGTTATACAGCAAATCAATAATGGCAACTTTCCATGGCATCTGGAGTTTGGCAGGGTTTGCAGGCGCTGCGGTAGGATATTTAATGGTTTACTTTAACATAGGGGTAACCTGGCACTTCCTGTTTGTGAGCATCGCCCTTTTTATTGTCACGTTGTATTTTATCAGGGATACCATCGATCAAAAGCCTGTCGCGCAAAGCCGTAAGCCGGTATTTTCATTGCCTGACAGCTACCTGATCAAATTTTCGCTCATCTGCTTTGCCAGTATGGCTTGTGAAAACGCAATGTACGACTGGAGTGCTATTTACTTTCAGAAAGCCGTTCACGCCGAAAAGGCAACGGCTACCGCTGCTTTTGTTGTATACATGGTGGCCATGACCACCGGAAGATTTTTAGGGGACCGTATGGTTACCAGCCTGGGGATAAAAACGGTTTTAAGGTTTAGCGGCATTTTTATTTTTTGCGGATTGCTGCTGGCTGTAATATTACCGTACACCGTTACCGCCATGGCAGGTTTTATATTGGTAGGTTTAGGAGTATCATGCGTGGTGCCAATGATTTTTAGCTTGGCGGGCAAATCAACTACTATGAGCAGTTCGGCTGCTTTAGCATCAATCTCTACCATTGGTTATATCGGCTTTTTGCTGGTGCCGCCGTTTGTGGGTTATATAGCTCATGCCTCAAGCATCAGGTGGTCTTTTGGTATTATTGCTATGTTTGGTGCTATGATCGTTATCCTGGTATCACAAATAAAGGCTGATGGCAGCGGGACTGAAATTGCATCGGTCTCATCTCCCGAAAATTAGTTCAACTAAAACATAAGTTATCGATAATTATTTCGTTATCAGAACTTATGCGAACCCTTAAACTTATCACAAGGTTTTACAGCGGAATATTTTTAGCTAATTTTTTAGTTACCCTTAGCTGCATTGGCATTATAGGTTTTTATGGTGTGCTGGCCCATAAATTAATGGGCATATTGTTTTGGTATAAGATAATAAGCATAGGGATGATATTTTCGACCGCTGTTTATTATAAAAAGCGCGAAATGTACTATTACCAAAACCTGGGTGTTTCCAAAATTAAATTACTGATCGCCACGTCCCTTTTTGATTTTATGTTGTGGCTGGTAGTAGTGATAATTGCTTACCGGTAATACGATTGTGAGGACAATAATTACGAACACGGGATAGTGAAGTGTGTGAGTTTTATAAAGCGTTGATATTAAATTAAAAAAAACAATGATCCACACCCTTGAAGCAGATGGCATTCAGCTTGATTTTGGCGTTAGGCGTATCCTGAGCGACGTTTACATGAAATGCGAAACAGGTAAGATAATGGGTTTGCTGGGCCGTAACGGGCAGGGGAAAACCTGCTTAATGAATGTGATACTAGGTACACTTAATTCGTCGAGCAATTCTATCCGGTTTGATGGCAAAGTGACCCGCAAGGTGAAAAACCGGCCCGACCTGTTGCTGTACCTGCCCCAGTTTAACTTTATCCCCAAAAATCTGAGCGTTAAAAAAGTGCTGGAAGACTTTGAATTACCCGCTGCCGACCTGGAGCAGCGTTTTCCTGAATTTAACTCAAGATTTGATTTGAAAGTAAACCAGCTTTCGGGCGGGCAATGGCGGACACTCGAATTGTATATTGTAGTTAAAGCGCCCTCGCGGTTCGCTATGCTGGATGAGCCCTTCACCCATTTAAATCCTATCCAGATAGAAAATATCAAACAGTTTTTGCTGGAAGAAAAAGCAAATAAGGGTTTTTTAATAACCGACCATATGTACACGCACCTGCTGGACATTAGCGATACCGTTTACCTGTTAAAAGATGGCCGAACGCACCTAACCAATACTGTTAAGGATTTGGAAGAATTAGGGTATATACGTGTGGGGTATTGAAGGGGAAGAGGTGTTAATTATCGTAAATACTTAACTGCAAATAATAGGCTTGATATTTAACCGCCTTATTATGAGTTTCTTATAAATGTAACAAAAATAATACAATATTTCCAGCCTCCTGCCTTTCTTAAATATCTTAAAGAAGATAACTTTAAGAAGAAATTAACCTGACTTTATTGCGCAACACACAAAAAAATTAACCTGAACATTATGCTTTCATTCACAAGGTATCAAAACCCCGACGCTGTTGTTAACAAATTATTAAAGGGACTATCTATTAGCATAGCGCCTGAAACCGTAATTGAAGAATTAGAAAAACATCCCGATTATCCAAGCCTGCTGGCCATTAGCGATGTGCTGAGCGCGCTCAATATTGAAAATTCTGCCTACCGGGTTGCAAATGATAACCTTGAAGCCGTGCCAACGCCTTTTATAGCTCACACCAATATCAACAATGGCGATTTTTTGCTGGTAGAAAAGAACAACGGAAATAGTGTAACGGTTTCAAGCGAAAAATGGAACAGGCACAAGCTCAGCATTGAGGAGTTTAAGAAGATTTTCCAGGGGGTTGTTTTAACAGCGGAAGCAGCGGAGGGGCAAACAAGTGCTGCAAGCGTTGCAGCAACATTGGCGGCTATAAAAATACCGGTAATTTTAGCGGGCAGCCTGTTCATACTGGCAGCGGCGCTTTTTCTGAATGGCTATTTTACAAATCTGGGCTGGCAGGCGGCATTGCTGTCCGTTTTTAAAACCGCGGGCGTGATTACTTCTGTGTTGCTGCTGGTGCAATCTATTGACAGCAATAACCCACTAATCCAAAAGCTTTGCCAGGGGGGCAGCAAAACGGATTGTAAGGCTATCCTGTCGTCAAAAGCTGCAAAAGTATTTGAATGGCTTACCTGGAGCGAGGTAGGCTTTTTTTATTTTACTGGCACCTGGCTGTTAATATTGTTTGGCGGCGGCTCCGCAACTATTTGGGCGGCCCTGGCGGTTTTAAACGTGGTAAGCTTACCTTACACTTTTTATTCCATTTACTACCAGGCGCGCGTGGCCAAGCAATGGTGCGTATTGTGCTGCACGGTGCAGGCCTTGTTATGGCTTGAATTTATCCCGCTTGCCACCCTTTACAAAAGCCTTGATTTTTCGGCTATTGATGCTAAGGGGGCGGCAACAGTTTTAATGTGCATGCTGGCACCCATAATATTATGGATGGTTTTAAAGCCCATGCTTTTAAAGCTGCAGCAGCTGCAGCCATTGAAACAACAACTGCGTAAGTTTAAATACAATACCGATCTGTTTACCAACACACTGACGGCGCAACCCAGGTATGCGCAGCCTGATGATAGCTGGAGCATAGTTTTAGGGAACGTGGAAGCCAACAGTATAATTACCATGGTGAGCAATCCGTACTGCCCGCCCTGCGCAACCATGCACAAGGCGCTGGATGAACTGCTTGAGCAAAATGGAAATGTACAGGCACGCATAGTGTTTACCGCAAATAATACCGACGAGGATATAAAAACACCGGTAAGCCGCCACCTGATGGCGCTGAACGAACTGCCTGATAAATCCATTGTGAAAAACGCGCTGCACGACTGGTACGAACAAAAACAAAAAGATTATAAAGAATGGGCAAAGGTTTACCCGGTGCAGTTAAACGAAGCCAATTTTTATAAGCTTGATAAGCAAAACGACTGGTGTAAAATAGCAGAGGTAACCTCAACGCCAACTATGTTGTTGAATGGTTACCGCCTGCCTGATGTGTACCGCCTCCCCGATTTAAAATACATGCTTGAATAAGCGTAGCAGGGACTCTTAACCAGTGTTAGGCCGGTTAATTATCAGTAAGATGAAAATAAAAACCAAGTTTATGATTTTTAAGATATCTGCGTTTTTGTTATTGATACTTGGCATTACTACAAAGGTAAATGCCCAGAAAATCGAAATTGATCTTAAAGCCTCGGATACTTTGCTTGTACAAAACGTCTCCAATCAATATAATGATACTTCAATGGTCGCTCATGCTCCATACATAAAATATCCTCATTGGAGCTTACGGCGCATGGCTTATTATAGCTTACAGGCCAGGTATGAAAACTTGCCGGATAACCCTGTGCGCAAAAAATTATTTAAGGAGTTTGTAGAGCGTTATCAGTTGGATACAAGCTATCTCATTAAGCAAAAAATCCCTGAAAATTATGTGTACTTGTTTACAGCGATAGATAGCAGCGGCAATAAACATGTAATTATTGACGCAAATAATAACCACGATTTTAAGGATGACCGGGAATATATTTTTAACAGCAAAAAAGAGTTAAAGCCTGTATTTTATGCAGACATTAAATATTTCGACGGACAGCGTATTCTCAAAGCTACTGTTCCATTACAAATAGATGCATTCGATAATATTTTCCCGGATGATCATTACAAATCAGACGTTGAAAAAAAATTAGACGTGATGATTAATGTTTTATTAGTAAAAAAAACCGGGGATATTAAACTGAATAATCAATTGTTTAAGTTTAATATTTCTAACTATGATGAGCTTCACCCTAAATCACATTTTATAATTAATATTCAGAAAATGCCTTTTAATAAAGGGAACAATAATAATTATGAATACAAAAGCTCGGATACTCTTGAAATAGCAGGTAACAGGTACACAATAGCATCATTACAGGATAATAAACTGGTAATGAATGATCTTGGTAAAACTACGGATTATCACGCTGAAACCGGTACGCCGGCCCCTGCTTTTGCCGGCGATGATCTTAAATCAAAAGCTCAGTTTTCGTTGCGGGCCCAAAAGGGCAAATATGTATTAATAGACTTTTGGGGCTCATGGTGTGTGCCCTGTATTAAACTTATTCCGGAAGTAACGGAATTACATTACAAATATCAGCAGGAGATCCAATTTGTAAGCGTAGCATACGATAAATCAGGTGATATAGCTAAAGTTCAAAAATTAATAACTGATAATAACATGAACTGGGTGCAGTTGCTGGATGACAGAAATGTTAAAAATGGAATAGCCGACAAATACAAAGTCAATGAATTCCCTACGAGCATTTTAATTGACCCCAATGGCAAAGTAGTTTACAGGGGCATAGGAAAGGAAGGCCTGAAAGATCTTATTGCCTTTTATAATTTAAAACCGGGTACCACTAAATGAAGGAGTACGCGCTTGAGCAAGCGTATAATGATACTTTGTGCACAAAAGTAAAGGCGTATGTACTTTAAAAATGCATACCACCAGCCGGGGTGTTACCGGTAAAAAACTAAAAATACCTTATATGAAAAAGCAACAAAAGTTAAGCAGAAATGAAATGAAAAATGTTACCGGCGGCATCAGGCAGGACCAGGTTTGGGTTATTTGTAACATAAATGGCACCAACCAACAAGTGTTAAGCCCTTGCGCTCCATGTCCTCATTGCCCTGATAATGGAGGTTGGGTTTCATATGCATATGCAGGTGATGCAGACCGTTGCCCTTGCCTGTTATAAGCTTATGTTTCGATGATTATTGGCGGTTGGTATTAACCAACTGCCAATTTACGCAGATAGTGTCAAAACTTACGGTCATTTAATAAAGCGGTGTACAACTTTTAATTACCCCGCGCATTACGAAGCATAATATCACAAATACTAACTAAATAATTACCATGGAAAAAATGAAAAAACTCAGCAGGGCTGAAATGAAAAAGGTTTTGGGCGGTGTTGAACTTCCCCGTTGCGGAGGTGATTGTAAATCAGACTCTGACTGTTCAAAAGGTTGCAGTTGCCTGGGTGCCAGCAAAGGCTGTTCAACAGTGATGTAGCTTTATGCTATTTTGAATTTTTACAGCATTGGCGCATGGCTGATGCTGTTTAATCTTTTTATGAAAAAAAAATGCTGCTGCGAACGCTGGTTTGTTTTATAATTATTGCATTGGGTAATAATCCGAATTGTTTTTCCCGGCAAAAGGAGAGCCGGTTTGTATTAACGGGAAAGGTAGTTGGAAGGGATACCGGGCGCCTTATTTTATCCTATATTTCCGAAGGCGGCAAACAGGTTAGGGATACCGCGATGCTTAACAATGGGTATTTTTCGTTCACCGGAGCTTTAACAGAACCTACCGCGGCAACCATGGAAGGTAATTTGCAATCGCCGGGGCATTATAATATTTACGATCCAAATTTTGTCGTGTTTTTTCTTGAATGCTCAAAAATGACGATGGTGCTTAAAGAAAATGATTATGCACATGCAGTGATAACGGGCTCGGTTACGCAACAGGAGAATGAAATTTTGCAAAGGCAATTGGCACCGGCATTGCGCGTTTTGGTCCCGCTGGATAACGAATATTCAAAACTCGCCAGGTTATACAATAGTAAAAAAGATACCTCTGCAGCCCTGCAATTAAGGATGGATGAAATTATCAGGCAAGTTGGTCCTTTAAAAAAAGAGATCAATGGCATACAGAATAACTTTTTGGCAAATCACCCGGATTCATACGTAAGTGCAGATATCCTGAATAGCTGGATAGCTTCTGAAAGCCTTAAAGGCGATTCGGCTATGATGTATTATAGCATGACTACCAAAAGGATCAGGAACAGCTTGCAGGGGCAACAGGCCTTAATAAAAATAACATCCAACTTAAAAGCCAGGCACGCCGCTGAAAAGGGTGGCATTGCCGGAGTGGGCAGCCAGGCGCCGGATTTTTTGCTAACGGGTACTCACGGTAAATTGGTAAAACTAAGCAGCTTTAAGAGGAAGAAATATGTGCTGTTAGACTTTTGGGCCAGTTGGTGCGGCCCTTGCCGGGAAAATACGCCGGAGATTAAAGAATTATACAAAAAATACCAGCAAAAAGGATTTGAAGTAATTGTTATTTCATTGGATTACGACCGTAGCCGGTGGCTAAAAGTTATGGAAAAAGAGAAACTAACCATATGGCCCCATACCTATGCAGGAGACCTCAGTACTCCTAAAAACTTTGCAAGGGAAACCTATGGAGTTTTAGAGATTCCGCAACTGATATTGATTGATAAAGAAGGAAAAATTATAGGGCGTTACGCGGGTGTACACGACGCTTCGTCAGGTGCTGCCGTAAGTGATGAGCTTATGCGTTGCCTGCCAAAATAAACTTGTTCAGGGATGGTTGTTTTAAACTTTATATGGCTCACGTTAAATGTATTTTTTGGGGTTGTACCGGGCAAATTCGATAGTTTCAAAAAATGAAAAAAATCACATCTTTTTTACGAATGTATGTCGTTTTCATCGTCACGGTTCATTTATCGGCCCAGGCGCAAACTGGTACGGCGCCATTAAAGTCTTTAAAAAACAAATTGGATATTTACAATGAAACCCATACTTGTGAGAAAGCTTATCTGCAATTTGATAAGCCTTACTACGCTGTTGGCGACACGATATATTTTAAAGCTTACGTCACGATAGGCGCGGAGCACAAATTGTCGGCATTGAGCGGCATTCTGCATGTGGATCTGATTGGTCCCAAAAACCAAATTCTGCGTAATATCAAACTACAGGTAACAGCAGGCACGTGCTGGGGAGATTTTGTGCTTACCGATACGCTGAAAGGCGGCGGTTACCTTATTAGGGCTTACACCAACTGGATGCGTAACGAGGGCGAGAATAGCTTTTTTGAGAAGGCTATTACGGTGTGCAGTTTGACAAGCGTCTCAAATTTCAAAGGCGGGAAACCACAAAGAAAGATAGCAACAATGCAGGAGCAACCTAAGCACGATGTGCAATTTATGCCTGAAGGCGGGTCGCTGGTAGCAGGTAATTATTCTAAAATTGCCTTTAAGGCAATAGGTGCTAATGGAAATTATCCAAATATAAAAGGAACGATAACCGATGAAACCGGCAACGAACTGGCAAGTTTTTCGGCTACCCATGCCGGGATGGGTTCGTTTACGTTTGTGCCGGAAGCCGGCAAGACTTATAACGCGAACATTGTGTATGATGACGGAACGCACGATGTGGTTGTTTTACCTAAAGCAACAGAAACAGGGTACACCATAAATGTCAACAACAATAATGCAGATACGCTGCGTATGAGGATAACAGCAGCAGCAAATAGTACAACTGATAAGCTAAGCCTTGTTGCACGGGCAGGTGGTACCATATATTATGCAGCAGATAAACAGCAAACAGGAGTAAAATTTTTTTCCGTAGCTATCCCTAAAAACATATTTCCAACTGGCATCGTGCAGTTCACGCTATACTCAGCGGATAAAGAGCCGTTAAACGAACGATTAGTATTCATCAATAACCACGACGAATTAAAGATGGGACTTACAACTGAAAAACGAAAATACAAAATCAGAGAAAAGGTAAATATTGCCCTAAATACACAGAGCAAAGCAAGCAAGCCTACAATGGGCAGTTTTTCAATTTCAGTTGTAGATGAAACTAAGGTGCCTGTAGATACGGTAAATGAAAACAATATACTGACCAGCTTATTACTGACCTCGAATCTGAAAGGTTATATAGATGCCCCGGCCTATTATTTTAGTAATAATAATGAGCAAACTCAAAGTGATCTTGACAACCTGCTACTGACCCAGGGTTACCGCCATTTTGAGTGGAAAGAAATAGATAGTAAAAAGCAGTCAGAGCCGAAATATCAGCCGGAAAAAGATTTTAGAATATCAGGTATAGTAAAGAGAAATGGCAAACCTGCAAACGGAGCTAAGGTAAGTTTAATTAGTAAGACAAATGGCTTTTTTATGATCGATACAGTTGCTGATAGCAGCGGTAGATTTGCGTTTGAACATTTGATATTTTCAGATAGTACCAAGTTTTTGATACAATCTAAAGTAGCCAAAGGGCAGGACAATGTTATCGTCGAAATGGATACGTTACCCGTGTCCAATCGCAATAGGTATGTCAGTCCCTTTAATTCGAAAAAGGACAATGGGCAAATTGATCTGAATACCTACGCCGTCAACCAGATGCAATTTTATGAAGAGCAAAAGAAATATGGTGTGAACCAGCACCCTGTGTTGTTGAACGAGGTGCATATAGCTGCTAAGAAAGAGTCGGCCATTCCGCATTCAGAAAATCTTAACGGCAGCGGGAATGCCGATCAGGTTTTGAACGCTAAACAATTGGAGAAAATGAATTGTGGAAAAATAGTAGATTGTCTGTCGGGAGTATTATCGGGCGTGATTTTCAGAGCGGGGGTGCCGCTTAATTCGCGGGCTCACCAAGCAGTTATGGCTGTTGTACTTGATGGGGTTTTTTTAGATAAGAGTGAGTATGATATTTTTGATTACCTGCATACAGAAGATATTGAGGGTATTGAGGTTGTACTTGGGCCTCATTATGCTGCTATATATGGAGACCGGATGGCTAACGGTGGATTAATTATTACCACCAAAAAAGCTAAAAAAATAAATAATTATTACCGCTACGCCCCGGGCGTAGTTACCTACATGCCTAAAGGCTTTTATAAAGCCCGCGAGTTTTATTCCCCACAATATGATAACCCGAAGACCAACACAAAGATTCCCGATCTGCGCAGCACCATTTACTGGAACCCCAATATTATAACCGATAAAGATGGCAAAGCTTCATTCTCTTATTTCAATGCTGACAGTAAGGGTACTTACCGGGTAGTTGTTGAAGGAATTGACGCAGATGGTAATTTGGGCAGGCAGGTTTACCGGTATACGGTTGAATAGCGTATTAAAAAGATAAAAGAAAATATACGAATGGGTTTCCGTTCAACCAGTTTTGTAGTATTTAAAATTTCATTTCCATGTATAAAACAAGGTGCTTAATAACGGTAATCTTAATAATAGTAAATTTTTCAAATGCTTTTAGTGCTGATATTTTAATAAAGTATATTATTGAAAAAGACGCTACACAACATGCTGTAAATAGTGTAAGCGATTATGTGCTGGACCTTATTAAAAATGGGAAGGATGCAATTGACTTAAACAGCAGGGTGAAAGCGCCGGGAGAACGAAAGATTATTTCTATTACGCCTGATCAGGAAATAGTAATTATTCGCTATAAAATAGGTAAAAGCGGAATTTATTATTTAACCGATCTTTTAGGGCACGAGGTGCTCCACTTTGAAATTACCTGGTCTGCCGAAACGGAAGCTGCAGAATTGCTTTGTTAGATTTCTGTTCTTTAGCAAAAGGATTTCAAAACGCATTTTTCGGACGGTTGATGATCAATGCAATTCCGCGTTACCTATTAATTTCAAAATCGGGGAAGATCTTGAATGTGGAGTTACCATACCCATCGCAAAAGGAAGAATTTAAGAGCGAATTAGAAAAATATTTGTAATTTTCCATTGAACATAATTTAAAGCATTCGATAACCTATGCCTTTTCCCCACTACAAACAACCTGATCAAATGGACTGCGGACCCACCTGCCTGCGCATGGTGGCTAAGCATTATGGCCGTAATTTTACTATCCAAACCTTGCGCACCATTTGCGAGATCAACAGGGAGGGGGTATCCCTATTAGGCATCAGCGACGCTTCCGAAAAAATTGGCTTTCGCTCATTGGGGGTTAAACTCAGTCCGCAGCAGTTAAAGGAAGCCGAATTGCCCTGCATTTTACATTGGCGGCAAAATCATTTTGTGGTGCTTTATAAAATAAAGAATAACAGGTATTACCTTTCTGATCCGGCCGCGGGGTTGGTTACCCTCAGCGAAGCTGATTTTACCCGCAGCTGGGTGAGCGACCTGGATACAGGCGAAGGCATTGCCCTGCTGATATCGCCAACGCCGCAATTTTATGAGCAGGATGATGAAAAAGGCACGGAAGTTAGCTGGTCGTTTTTGTTCCGGTACCTGATAGCTTACCGCAAGCTGGTTGTTCAGCTGCTTTTCGGCTTGGGCATAGGCAGTTTGCTGCAGCTGATCACGCCGTTTTTAACCCAGTCGGTAGTGGATATAGGCATTAATACGCGCAACCTTAACTTTGTATATATTATTTTAATTGCACAAACAGCGCTGATAATAGGGCGGGTAAGTGTGGAGTTTATCCGCTCATGGATCTTGCTGCACATCAGTACGCGCATCAATATCTCTATCCTTACCGACTTTTTGATTAAGCTGATGAAGCTGCCCATGAGCTTTTTCGATACCAAAATGACGGGCGATATTATGCAGCGCATGAACGATCAGCGAAACATCCAGACATTTTTAACAGGCTCAACGCTGAGTACGGTATTCTCCGTGTTTAACCTGGTGGTGTTTTCGGTAGTGCTGGCTTACTATAACATCGGTGTGTTTTTTGTATTTGCCGTTAGCAGCGCCCTGTACATAGCCTGGATAGTGATCTTTTTAAAACAGCGCAGGGTACTAAACTATAAAAGCTTTGAGGTATCGGCCAAAAACCAAAGTAGCATAGTGCAGCTTATTGGCGGCATGCAGGAAATAAAACTGAATAACTGCGAGCAGCAAAAGCGCTGGGAATGGGAGCACATTCAGGCGCGCCTGTTTAAGTTTAACGTAAAAAGCCTTGCACTAAGCCAGTACCAGCAGGGCGGTGCAACCTTTATTAACGAGGGTAAAAATATCCTGATCACCTTTTTAAGTGCACAGGCGGTAATAAACGGTAATTTAACCCTGGGTGCCATGGTTGCGGTGCAATATATTGTTGGCCAGCTAAGCAGCCCTATTGAACAATTGTTAGGGTTTATGCAGGGTTTCCAGGATGCCAAGATCAGTTTGGAAAGGCTAAACGAAATTCACCAGATGGAAGACGAGGAGCCGGTAAATAAAGAATGGAGCCACGAGCTTCCGGAAAATAAAAGCCTTAGCCTTAACAAACTTACCTTTCGCTATCCGGGTGCAGGCAATGAGCCTGTTCTGGAAAATATAGACCTGCAAATTCCGCAGGGTAAAACCACCGCTATTGTTGGGATGAGCGGCAGCGGAAAAACCACCATATTGAAACTGCTGCTGCGCTTTTACGAGCCGCAAAAAGGGGAGATCAGGGTAGGCGACCATTCCATTCACAACATTGGTTTTAAAACCTGGCGCGGGCAGTGCGGCGTGGTTATGCAGGACGGCTTTATTTTTTCTGACTCGATAGAACGAAACATAGCAGTTGGCGACGATTACCCGGATAAGGAAAAACTGCGCCACGCCATAAAGGTAGCTAACATCCAGGATTTTATTGACGGGCTGCCTTTAGGCCTCAATACCAAAATTGGAGCAGAAGGCAATGGCATAAGCCAGGGCCAGCGCCAGCGGATGCTGATAGCGCGCGCCGTTTACAAAAACCCGCAATATATATTTTTTGATGAGGCTACCAATGCGCTTGATGCTAACAACGAGCGGGTAATTATGGATAACCTTGCCGGGTTTTTTAAAGGGCGAACAGTAGTGATAGTAGCACACCGCTTAAGTACAGTTAGCAATGCCGATAATATTATTTTGCTTGACAAGGGCCATATTGTGGAGCAAGGCACGCACCAGCAGTTAACGGCGCTAAAGGGCGACTATTACAAGTTGGTAAAAAATCAGCTGGAGTTGGGTACTTAGTAACGGGTGGCCACTTTAAACAAAACCAGTTCAGAAATAACCTGGGAAACCATTTAAATAATTAGTGTAATCTATCATAATATGCCTTCAATTTACGCAGAAAAAAATACACAGCAAGCCCGTCACACAGACGATATGCAGGATATTATTACCGCAGTACCGGGTTGGTTGCTGAGCTGGGGTACATCTATGTTTTTTGGGATCCTGCTCTTAATAGGCGTGTTGGGCGCATTGATCAAATACCCTGAC of Mucilaginibacter xinganensis contains these proteins:
- a CDS encoding ATP-binding cassette domain-containing protein, with protein sequence MIHTLEADGIQLDFGVRRILSDVYMKCETGKIMGLLGRNGQGKTCLMNVILGTLNSSSNSIRFDGKVTRKVKNRPDLLLYLPQFNFIPKNLSVKKVLEDFELPAADLEQRFPEFNSRFDLKVNQLSGGQWRTLELYIVVKAPSRFAMLDEPFTHLNPIQIENIKQFLLEEKANKGFLITDHMYTHLLDISDTVYLLKDGRTHLTNTVKDLEELGYIRVGY
- a CDS encoding bacteriocin-like protein, which translates into the protein MEKMKKLSRAEMKKVLGGVELPRCGGDCKSDSDCSKGCSCLGASKGCSTVM
- a CDS encoding TlpA disulfide reductase family protein, encoding MLLRTLVCFIIIALGNNPNCFSRQKESRFVLTGKVVGRDTGRLILSYISEGGKQVRDTAMLNNGYFSFTGALTEPTAATMEGNLQSPGHYNIYDPNFVVFFLECSKMTMVLKENDYAHAVITGSVTQQENEILQRQLAPALRVLVPLDNEYSKLARLYNSKKDTSAALQLRMDEIIRQVGPLKKEINGIQNNFLANHPDSYVSADILNSWIASESLKGDSAMMYYSMTTKRIRNSLQGQQALIKITSNLKARHAAEKGGIAGVGSQAPDFLLTGTHGKLVKLSSFKRKKYVLLDFWASWCGPCRENTPEIKELYKKYQQKGFEVIVISLDYDRSRWLKVMEKEKLTIWPHTYAGDLSTPKNFARETYGVLEIPQLILIDKEGKIIGRYAGVHDASSGAAVSDELMRCLPK
- a CDS encoding vitamin K epoxide reductase family protein; the protein is MLSFTRYQNPDAVVNKLLKGLSISIAPETVIEELEKHPDYPSLLAISDVLSALNIENSAYRVANDNLEAVPTPFIAHTNINNGDFLLVEKNNGNSVTVSSEKWNRHKLSIEEFKKIFQGVVLTAEAAEGQTSAASVAATLAAIKIPVILAGSLFILAAALFLNGYFTNLGWQAALLSVFKTAGVITSVLLLVQSIDSNNPLIQKLCQGGSKTDCKAILSSKAAKVFEWLTWSEVGFFYFTGTWLLILFGGGSATIWAALAVLNVVSLPYTFYSIYYQARVAKQWCVLCCTVQALLWLEFIPLATLYKSLDFSAIDAKGAATVLMCMLAPIILWMVLKPMLLKLQQLQPLKQQLRKFKYNTDLFTNTLTAQPRYAQPDDSWSIVLGNVEANSIITMVSNPYCPPCATMHKALDELLEQNGNVQARIVFTANNTDEDIKTPVSRHLMALNELPDKSIVKNALHDWYEQKQKDYKEWAKVYPVQLNEANFYKLDKQNDWCKIAEVTSTPTMLLNGYRLPDVYRLPDLKYMLE
- a CDS encoding TlpA family protein disulfide reductase, which gives rise to MIFKISAFLLLILGITTKVNAQKIEIDLKASDTLLVQNVSNQYNDTSMVAHAPYIKYPHWSLRRMAYYSLQARYENLPDNPVRKKLFKEFVERYQLDTSYLIKQKIPENYVYLFTAIDSSGNKHVIIDANNNHDFKDDREYIFNSKKELKPVFYADIKYFDGQRILKATVPLQIDAFDNIFPDDHYKSDVEKKLDVMINVLLVKKTGDIKLNNQLFKFNISNYDELHPKSHFIINIQKMPFNKGNNNNYEYKSSDTLEIAGNRYTIASLQDNKLVMNDLGKTTDYHAETGTPAPAFAGDDLKSKAQFSLRAQKGKYVLIDFWGSWCVPCIKLIPEVTELHYKYQQEIQFVSVAYDKSGDIAKVQKLITDNNMNWVQLLDDRNVKNGIADKYKVNEFPTSILIDPNGKVVYRGIGKEGLKDLIAFYNLKPGTTK
- a CDS encoding bacteriocin-like protein; its protein translation is MKKQQKLSRNEMKNVTGGIRQDQVWVICNINGTNQQVLSPCAPCPHCPDNGGWVSYAYAGDADRCPCLL
- a CDS encoding MFS transporter; the protein is MDELAINIKTAAKYRIGCAIFYFISGFGYSSWASRIPTIKHALNLNEAQLGTVLFALPVGLMLTMPVTNLLLSKYSSRRVMLFGSVFLSVLLALIGITNSMLQLIIVLFFFGSARNLLTLSINTQGVAVQQLYSKSIMATFHGIWSLAGFAGAAVGYLMVYFNIGVTWHFLFVSIALFIVTLYFIRDTIDQKPVAQSRKPVFSLPDSYLIKFSLICFASMACENAMYDWSAIYFQKAVHAEKATATAAFVVYMVAMTTGRFLGDRMVTSLGIKTVLRFSGIFIFCGLLLAVILPYTVTAMAGFILVGLGVSCVVPMIFSLAGKSTTMSSSAALASISTIGYIGFLLVPPFVGYIAHASSIRWSFGIIAMFGAMIVILVSQIKADGSGTEIASVSSPEN